A DNA window from Vigna unguiculata cultivar IT97K-499-35 chromosome 10, ASM411807v1, whole genome shotgun sequence contains the following coding sequences:
- the LOC114166586 gene encoding calcium-transporting ATPase, endoplasmic reticulum-type yields MKVPMEEKPFPAWSWSVEQCLKEYGVKLDKGLSTHEVQKRREKYGWNELAKEKGKPLWELVLEQFDDMLVKILLAAAFVSFLLAYFHGTDSGKFGFDAYVEPLVIILILVLNAIVGVWQENNAEKALEALKELQCESGKVLRDGYFVPDLPARELLPGDIVELHVGDKVPADMRVAALKTSTLRVEQSSLTGEAMPVLKGTSPVFLEDCELQAKENMVFAGTTVVNGGCVCIVITTGMETEIGKIQKQIHEASQEESDTPLKKKLDEFGNRLTTAIGLVCLIVWAINYKNFISWDVVDGWPSNVRFSFQKCTYYFKIAVALAVAAIPEGLPAVITTCLALGTRKMAQKNAIVRKLPSVETLGCTTVICSDKTGTLTTNQMAVTQFFTLGGKTTASRLISVEGTTYDPKDGGIVDWGCYNMDANLQVMAEICAVCNDAGIYFDGRLFRATGLPTEAALKVLVEKMGVADLKSRSKTRDNAQLAANNLMDVNTVVKLGCCEWWNKRSKRVATLEFDRIRKSMSVIVREPNGQNRLLVKGAVESLLERSSHVQLADGSLVPIDNQCRELLLQRLQEMSSKGLRCLGFSYKDELGEFSDYYADTHPAHKKLLDPTNYSSIESDLVFVGIVGLRDPPREEVHNAIEDCKEAGIRVMVITGDNKSTAEAICREIKLFSEDEDLKGQSLTGKEFITLPHSEQVKILLSPGGKVFSRAEPRHKQEIVRLLKEMGEIVAMTGDGVNDAPALKLADIGIAMGITGTEVAKEASDMVLADDNFSTIVSAVAEGRSIYNNMKSFIRYMISSNVGEVISIFLTAALGIPECMIPVQLLWVNLVTDGPPATALGFNPADVDIMQKPPRRSDDALISSWVLFRYLVIGSYVGLATVGIFVLWYTQASFLGINLVSDGHTIIEFSQLRNWGECPSWSNFTVTPFNVGGGRLITFSNPCDYFSVGKVKAMTLSLSVLVAIEMFNSLNALSEDNSLRKLPPWRNPWLLVAMSISLGLHCLILYIPFLAEVFGVIPLSFNEWFMVLLISAPVILIDEILKLVARSQRRLTKEKKA; encoded by the exons ATGAAGGTTCCAATGGAGGAAAAACCATTCCCTGCATGGTCATGGTCTGTTGAACAGTGTTTGAAAGAGTATGGAGTGAAGCTGGACAAAGGTCTGAGTACTCATGAGGTTCAGAAGCGGCGCGAGAAGTATGGTTGGAATGAGTTAGCAAAGGAGAAAGGGAAGCCCTTGTGGGAACTGGTCTTGGAACAATTTGATGACATGCTGGTGAAGATACTTCTGGCTGCAGCGTTCGTATCATTTCTCTTGGCTTATTTTCACGGAACTGACTCTGGGAAGTTTGGATTTGATGCATATGTGGAGCCACTTGTgatcattttgattttggtcCTTAATGCCATTGTTGGAGTTTGGCAAGAGAACAATGCTGAGAAGGCTCTTGAAGCCCTCAAAGAGTTGCAATGCGAGTCTGGGAAAGTGTTAAGGGATGGCTATTTTGTGCCTGATTTGCCTGCTAGAGAACTTCTTCCTGGTGATATTGTGGAGTTGCATGTTGGAGACAAGGTTCCCGCTGATATGAGAGTTGCGGCTTTGAAAACCTCAACATTGAGGGTTGAACAAAGTTCTTTAACTGGAGAAGCAATGCCAGTTCTCAAGGGGACAAGTCCTGTTTTCTTGGAAGACTGTGAGTTGCAGGCTAAAGAAAACATGGTATTTGCAGGCACCACTGTTGTCAATGGAGGTTGTGTATGTATCGTTATCACcacaggaatggaaactgaAATTGGAAAGATACAGAAGCAGATACACGAGGCTTCTCAAGAGGAAAGTGACACCCCTTTGAAGAAGAAGCTGGATGAGTTTGGTAACAGGCTCACCACTGCAATTGGTCTAGTTTGTCTCATTGTTTGGGCTATCAACTACAAGAATTTCATTTCATGGGATGTTGTGGATGGATGGCCCTCAAACGTAAGATTTTCATTCCAAAAGTGTACCTACTATTTCAAAATTGCTGTTGCTCTTGCAGTTGCTGCAATCCCTGAAGGCCTTCCTGCAGTTATCACAACTTGTTTAGCACTGGGTACACGGAAAATGGCTCAAAAGAATGCAATTGTGAGAAAGCTTCCAAGTGTGGAAACTTTGGGATGTACTACAGTGATATGTTCAGACAAAACAGGCACTTTGACAACAAATCAGATGGCTGTGACACAGTTCTTTACTTTGGGAGGGAAAACCACTGCTTCTCGACTCATTAGTGTTGAAGGCACAACTTATGATCCCAAAGATGGGGGAATTGTTGATTGGGGATGCTACAACATGGATGCTAATTTGCAAGTCATGGCTGAAATATGTGCTGTTTGTAATGATGCTGGGATTTACTTCGATGGTCGTCTTTTTAGAGCCACAGGTTTGCCTACTGAAGCTGCTCTCAAAGTGTTGGTTGAAAAGATGGGAGTTGCAGATTTGAAGTCAAGGAGCAAAACTCGTGATAATGCACAACTTGCTGCAAACAACTTGATGGATGTGAACACTGTGGTGAAGTTAG GATGTTGTGAGTGGTGGAATAAAAGATCCAAAAGGGTAGCTACGTTGGAGTTTGATCGCATTCGGAAGTCAATGAGTGTTATTGTTCGTGAACCAAATGGTCAAAATCGGCTTCTTGTCAAG GGTGCTGTTGAGAGTTTACTGGAGCGCAGTTCACACGTGCAACTTGCTGATGGATCTCTGGTTCCAATAGATAATCAATGTAGGGAACTCCTTCTTCAAAGACTTCAGGAGATGAGTTCGAAGGGATTACGTTGCTTGGGTTTTTCATACAAAGATGAATTAGGAGAATTTTCAGACTATTATGCTGACACTCATCCTGCTCACAAGAAGTTGCTTGATCCAACTAACTATTCATCCATTGAAAGTGATCTAGTTTTTGTTGGCATTGTTGGCTTAAGA GATCCTCCTCGTGAGGAAGTTCACAATGCAATTGAAGATTGTAAGGAAGCTGGCATTAGAGTTATGGTAATAACTGGAGATAATAAGTCAACAGCAGAGGCTATTTGTAGAGAAATCAAATTGTTCTCTGAAGATGAGGATCTCAAAGGGCAAAGTTTGACCGGTAAGGAATTCATCACTCTTCCTCATTCAGAACAAGTTAAAATATTGTTGAGTCCTGGAGGCAAGGTTTTCTCCCGAGCTGAACCTAGACACAAGCAAGAAATTGTTAGACTGCTGAAGGAAATGGGGGAGATCGTTGCAATGACAGGAGATGGTGTGAATGATGCACCTGCACTTAAGCTAGCCGACATAGGAATTGCCATGGGCATAACTGGGACAGAG GTTGCAAAAGAAGCATCAGATATGGTGCTTGCAGATGACAATTTTAGTACCATAGTTTCAGCTGTAGCTGAGGGTCGCTCTATTTATAACAACATGAAGTCATTTATAAG GTACATGATATCATCCAATGTTGGGGAAGTAATATCCATATTCTTGACAGCTGCATTGGGAATCCCAGAATGCATGATACCAGTGCAACTTCTATGGGTGAATTTGGTTACTGATGGTCCACCTGCAACAGCTCTTGGTTTTAACCCTGCTGATGTTGATATCATGCAGAAGCCACCTCGCAGAAGTGATGATGCATTAATAAGTTCTTGGGTTCTTTTCCGTTATCTG GTAATTGGTTCCTATGTGGGACTAGCAACAGTTGgcatttttgttttgtggtACACTCAAGCATCTTTTCTTGGAATCAATCTTGTGAGTGATGGTCACACAATTATAGAATTCTCCCAACTTCGAAATTGGGGGGAGTGTCCCTCATGGTCTAATTTCACTGTTACTCCATTTAATGTTGGAGGGGGTCGCTTGATCACCTTTTCAAATCCTTGTGACTATTTCTCAGTTGGCAAAGTAAAGGCCATGACT